In one Bryobacteraceae bacterium genomic region, the following are encoded:
- a CDS encoding DUF4175 family protein translates to MSAREQLLGYLRQVERRLRTGALLSGLALLAGAALVATVLLVLITNALAFSPGSLSAARVALFVVVALAVGFGIVRPWLRLNRRRAASRAENTFPHFEQRLVTFADKDAARTDPFLELLAEDTLRVARDSEPSFVLPGMRLAGAALAGLGSLAVLLWLITGGPGFWGHGANLLWAGTPKGGAQAFYQVQVAPGDATIRRRSDQLITAQLVGLYAKKARLNVRYSTAAKWEQVEMQPRLSESGFEFLLASVPEDAEYFVDAGGVQSPHFKLTVKDLPRVKNIKVTYKHPAWTGLPASVEDPGGDLRGVEGTEAALEIETDKPLADGRIVVDNEREIEVGGSGTKYTAAVKLEKDGFYHVAMMDGGQRVRLSEDYFIEARKENPPTIRISRPGRDYKASPIEEVTVAVEADDDFGLQNVELHYSVNGGEEQTAPVLKRKGSKDLSGSHVLALEDFKLVPGDVVSVYATAKDALTETRTDMFFIEAQPFEKEYFQSQMGGGGGGGEEQNQNEISKRQKEIIAATWNQQREKKADKAAAAETGKFLSEVQGKLRDQAKTLSKRMINRELTAASESFGSFTKSMEAAAEAMGKAADKLKSTDWNNALPEEQKALQHLLRAEATMRQIQVAFGARGGGGGGGQGAARDLENLFDLELDTEKNQYETGQQQASAQGNKQKEIDEALQKLEQLARRQQELAQQQRDNKQQTFQQRWQQEMLRREAEQLQKQMEQLSRNNQQGGQQQQQQNQSGQGQSTQQAQSQSAQGQQSGKPQPNRGQMDPRVQRAIDQLRQAVDDMRKASSSSQAGQQGQQSEAESRRAAERLQEARDVLSGMRREEAGEKMGRIGEQAERLSQQQEEMQKKLLAEYGNQKNLTGQPTGDRKRNEAIAAERQRMADDLEKLEKEMAEAARSLQSSNRQAAGKLREAMGELQQNEVDLRMKSSAELIRRGFGAYAYMREAPIKSAMEAMREKVRDAQKAMDKGGAGGDQNDKVEQALSRVEQLRQQIEAATRGQQQGQRGQRGKQGQGNEQGNQQGQQGGQQGDRSQSGQQGKDGQQGQGQQGQQAGQQGQGGQQGQGQQAGMGNPSGQQGGRGGAFGGPREAKQGGERGQADFSAMNTGGYRPDVGNGNGGAGPSGLAGVEQAYREGLRDLNTIRQEFRGDDAGLTKDVQELIREMQRLDPGRFQGNPQLVEQLRTQVLPGLEQLELQLRRKVEDKTDGQVRSTVTQPVPPGYRESVAEYFRRLSKGK, encoded by the coding sequence ATGAGTGCACGGGAACAACTGCTCGGCTATCTTCGACAAGTAGAGCGGAGGTTGCGCACCGGCGCGCTTCTTTCGGGATTGGCGCTGCTTGCCGGGGCGGCGCTGGTGGCGACGGTCCTTCTGGTATTGATCACGAACGCGCTGGCGTTCTCGCCGGGGAGCCTCTCGGCGGCGCGTGTGGCGCTGTTCGTGGTGGTGGCGCTGGCGGTGGGATTCGGCATCGTGCGGCCGTGGCTGCGGCTGAACCGGCGGCGCGCGGCGTCGCGGGCGGAGAATACGTTTCCCCATTTCGAACAGCGGCTGGTGACGTTCGCCGACAAGGACGCGGCGCGCACGGATCCGTTCCTCGAGCTGCTGGCCGAAGATACGCTGCGCGTGGCGCGGGACAGTGAGCCGAGTTTCGTACTGCCGGGAATGCGGCTGGCCGGGGCGGCGCTGGCCGGATTGGGGTCCCTGGCGGTGCTGCTGTGGCTGATCACGGGCGGGCCGGGATTCTGGGGCCATGGCGCGAACCTGCTATGGGCGGGAACGCCCAAGGGCGGCGCGCAGGCCTTCTATCAGGTTCAGGTGGCGCCCGGCGATGCGACCATCCGCCGGCGAAGCGATCAGTTGATCACCGCGCAGTTGGTGGGCCTCTACGCGAAGAAGGCGCGGCTGAACGTGCGTTATTCCACGGCGGCGAAGTGGGAACAGGTGGAGATGCAGCCGCGGCTTTCCGAATCCGGCTTCGAGTTTCTACTGGCGAGCGTTCCCGAGGACGCCGAGTATTTCGTCGATGCGGGCGGCGTGCAGTCCCCGCACTTCAAACTCACGGTGAAGGATCTGCCGCGGGTGAAGAACATCAAGGTCACCTACAAGCACCCGGCCTGGACGGGGCTTCCGGCCTCGGTGGAGGACCCGGGCGGCGACCTGCGCGGCGTCGAAGGCACCGAAGCGGCGCTTGAAATCGAGACCGACAAGCCGCTCGCCGACGGCCGCATCGTCGTCGACAACGAGAGGGAAATCGAGGTTGGCGGCTCCGGCACGAAGTACACCGCGGCGGTGAAGCTCGAAAAGGACGGTTTCTATCACGTGGCGATGATGGACGGCGGGCAGCGTGTGCGCCTGAGCGAGGACTACTTCATCGAAGCGCGCAAGGAGAATCCGCCGACGATCCGGATCTCGCGGCCGGGCCGCGACTACAAGGCCAGTCCGATCGAGGAAGTCACCGTGGCGGTGGAAGCCGACGACGACTTCGGTCTGCAGAACGTGGAATTGCACTACTCGGTGAACGGCGGCGAGGAACAGACGGCGCCGGTGCTGAAGCGGAAGGGATCGAAGGATCTTTCCGGTTCCCACGTGCTGGCGCTCGAGGATTTCAAGCTCGTTCCGGGCGACGTGGTGAGCGTCTACGCGACGGCGAAGGACGCGCTCACCGAAACGCGCACCGATATGTTCTTCATTGAGGCGCAGCCGTTCGAGAAAGAGTACTTCCAATCCCAGATGGGCGGCGGAGGAGGCGGCGGCGAGGAGCAGAACCAGAACGAGATTTCGAAGCGGCAGAAGGAGATCATCGCCGCCACGTGGAATCAGCAGCGCGAGAAGAAAGCCGACAAGGCGGCGGCCGCGGAAACCGGCAAGTTCCTCTCCGAAGTGCAGGGCAAGCTTCGCGATCAGGCGAAGACTCTTTCGAAGCGCATGATCAACCGTGAGCTCACGGCGGCGAGCGAGTCTTTCGGCAGCTTCACGAAGTCGATGGAAGCGGCGGCGGAGGCGATGGGAAAGGCGGCGGACAAGCTGAAGTCCACCGACTGGAACAACGCTCTTCCGGAAGAACAAAAGGCGCTGCAGCACCTGCTGCGGGCCGAGGCGACGATGCGCCAGATTCAAGTGGCGTTCGGCGCGCGAGGCGGCGGTGGCGGCGGCGGGCAGGGCGCGGCTCGCGATCTCGAGAACCTTTTCGATCTCGAACTCGATACGGAAAAGAACCAGTACGAGACCGGCCAGCAGCAGGCCTCGGCGCAGGGCAATAAACAGAAGGAGATCGACGAAGCTCTCCAGAAGCTCGAACAGTTGGCGCGCCGGCAGCAGGAACTCGCCCAGCAGCAGCGCGACAACAAGCAGCAGACCTTCCAGCAGCGGTGGCAGCAGGAGATGCTACGCCGTGAGGCCGAACAGCTTCAGAAGCAGATGGAGCAGTTGTCGCGGAACAATCAACAGGGCGGCCAGCAACAGCAGCAGCAGAACCAGAGCGGCCAGGGCCAATCGACGCAGCAGGCGCAGAGCCAATCCGCGCAGGGGCAGCAGAGCGGAAAGCCGCAGCCGAATCGCGGGCAAATGGATCCGCGGGTGCAGCGCGCGATCGACCAGTTGCGGCAGGCGGTGGACGACATGCGGAAGGCGTCCTCATCGTCGCAGGCTGGCCAGCAGGGCCAGCAGAGCGAAGCCGAATCGCGCCGCGCCGCCGAGCGGTTGCAGGAAGCGCGCGACGTGTTGAGCGGCATGCGGCGCGAGGAAGCCGGCGAGAAGATGGGGCGGATCGGCGAGCAGGCCGAACGTCTGTCCCAGCAGCAGGAAGAGATGCAGAAGAAGCTGCTCGCCGAATACGGAAATCAGAAGAACCTCACCGGTCAGCCGACCGGCGATCGCAAGAGGAACGAAGCGATCGCGGCTGAGCGGCAGCGGATGGCCGACGACCTCGAAAAGCTGGAGAAAGAGATGGCCGAAGCGGCCCGCAGCCTGCAGTCCTCCAATCGCCAGGCGGCGGGCAAGCTGCGCGAGGCCATGGGCGAGCTGCAGCAGAACGAAGTGGACCTGCGCATGAAATCGAGCGCGGAGTTGATCCGGCGCGGATTCGGCGCGTATGCCTACATGCGGGAGGCGCCGATCAAGTCCGCCATGGAGGCGATGCGGGAAAAGGTTCGCGACGCGCAGAAGGCGATGGACAAGGGCGGCGCCGGCGGCGATCAGAACGACAAGGTGGAACAGGCGCTCAGCCGCGTGGAGCAATTGCGGCAGCAGATCGAAGCGGCCACCCGCGGCCAGCAGCAGGGCCAACGCGGCCAGCGCGGCAAGCAGGGCCAGGGCAACGAACAGGGCAATCAGCAAGGCCAACAGGGCGGCCAGCAGGGCGACCGGTCGCAATCCGGCCAGCAGGGAAAAGACGGCCAGCAGGGCCAGGGACAGCAAGGCCAGCAAGCCGGGCAGCAGGGCCAGGGCGGCCAGCAGGGCCAAGGCCAGCAGGCGGGGATGGGCAATCCGTCCGGCCAGCAGGGCGGCCGCGGCGGAGCGTTCGGCGGGCCGCGAGAGGCGAAGCAGGGCGGCGAGCGCGGCCAGGCGGACTTCTCGGCGATGAATACGGGCGGCTACCGTCCCGACGTCGGCAACGGCAACGGGGGCGCCGGTCCTTCCGGTTTGGCCGGCGTCGAGCAGGCGTACCGCGAAGGGTTGCGCGACCTGAACACCATCCGCCAGGAATTCCGGGGCGACGACGCCGGCCTCACGAAGGACGTCCAGGAGCTGATCCGCGAGATGCAGCGGCTGGACCCGGGCCGTTTCCAGGGCAATCCGCAACTCGTCGAACAACTGCGCACGCAAGTGCTGCCGGGGCTTGAGCAGCTCGAGCTGCAGTTGCGCCGCAAGGTGGAAGACAAGACCGACGGGCAGGTGCGGTCCACCGTGACGCAGCCGGTGCCGCCGGGCTATCGTGAATCGGTCGCAGAATATTTCCGACGCTTAAGCAAGGGCAAATGA
- a CDS encoding BatA domain-containing protein, protein MGLLSPWFLGGLLAVGIPLYVHLLRQHIKTPVPFSSLMFFERRTQSSIKHRRLRYLLLLALRLALLALLALAFAQPFIRRLEPVASGDKRLLVVVDESLSMRAGSRLEDAKREALTVLRGRTGRMEAQVAALGGNLRLLTDPTQDDGALRAAVESIKPTDTLGSYAELVRAIRAVAQDAGRPIEVHLVSDMQQSALPSGFSDVVLPEAVTLTPHPVAPKDEANWAVESVNAPAVAWDPKKTRVQVTVAGYGTPATKRTVSLVVNGRVTASKPVDVPANGRASVEFEGLDIPYGASKCEARIEAGDALARDDRMLFAVERTDPKRVLLVHEARDTRSPLYFRTALTSLAQSAFQLEAVTAEKAANLDPARFAFVVLSDPLSVPQRFLEVLDRAVKAGQSVWIAAGPNLAKRGKIPLVDAKIEDTKYYSRMGDRFATVTDSDGTHPAIRRSVRWEGVKFYWAVKAPVDEAAVLARLNDRTPLLQEKRLGEGRVLVFASTFDNQSNDLPLQPSFVPFVEQMGRYLAGIEQRNASLPVNGHLELRSARERAVSVEIIDPDGQRPLSLAQSTELQTFQPDREGFWEVRRASGRHETIAVNADRKESNLAVISKETLDLWAGGKAEPGVETAAAGAAEPAQPKPWGFWWYVMLAVLALAVAESLLGDRYLGVQREEGA, encoded by the coding sequence GTGGGGCTACTCTCTCCCTGGTTTCTCGGCGGGCTGCTCGCCGTGGGCATCCCGCTCTATGTGCACCTGCTGCGGCAGCACATCAAGACTCCGGTGCCGTTCAGCTCGCTGATGTTCTTCGAGCGGCGGACGCAGAGTTCCATCAAGCACCGGCGGCTGCGATATCTTCTGCTGCTGGCCCTGCGCCTGGCGCTGCTGGCGCTGCTGGCGCTGGCGTTCGCGCAGCCGTTCATCCGTCGCCTGGAGCCGGTGGCGTCGGGGGACAAGCGGCTGCTCGTGGTGGTGGATGAATCGCTGAGCATGCGCGCCGGGTCGAGGCTTGAAGACGCCAAACGCGAGGCGTTGACGGTACTGCGCGGGCGCACGGGCCGCATGGAAGCGCAAGTGGCCGCGCTCGGCGGAAATCTCCGGCTGCTCACCGATCCGACGCAGGACGACGGAGCCCTGCGGGCGGCGGTGGAGTCGATCAAACCGACCGACACACTGGGATCCTACGCCGAACTGGTGCGGGCGATTCGCGCCGTGGCGCAGGACGCGGGGCGGCCGATCGAGGTTCACCTGGTGAGCGACATGCAGCAATCGGCGCTGCCGTCGGGATTCTCCGATGTCGTATTGCCGGAGGCGGTGACCCTGACGCCGCACCCGGTGGCGCCGAAGGACGAGGCGAACTGGGCGGTGGAGTCCGTGAACGCGCCGGCGGTGGCGTGGGATCCGAAAAAGACGCGCGTGCAGGTGACGGTGGCCGGGTACGGCACGCCGGCCACGAAGCGGACCGTTTCGCTGGTGGTGAACGGCCGCGTCACGGCGTCGAAGCCGGTGGACGTTCCGGCGAACGGCCGCGCGTCGGTGGAGTTCGAGGGGCTCGATATCCCCTATGGCGCTTCGAAGTGCGAGGCGCGGATCGAGGCCGGCGATGCGCTGGCGCGCGACGACCGGATGCTGTTCGCGGTGGAACGTACGGATCCGAAGCGGGTGCTGCTGGTTCACGAGGCGCGCGACACACGGTCGCCGCTGTACTTCCGCACCGCGCTCACCTCGCTCGCGCAATCGGCGTTTCAGCTCGAGGCGGTGACGGCGGAGAAGGCGGCGAATCTCGATCCGGCGCGCTTTGCATTCGTGGTGTTGTCGGATCCGCTTTCCGTGCCGCAGCGATTTCTCGAAGTGCTGGACCGGGCGGTGAAGGCGGGGCAGTCCGTGTGGATCGCCGCGGGGCCGAACCTGGCCAAGCGCGGGAAGATTCCGCTTGTCGACGCGAAGATCGAGGATACGAAGTATTACTCGCGGATGGGAGACCGGTTCGCGACCGTGACCGATTCCGACGGAACCCACCCGGCGATCCGGCGCAGCGTGCGATGGGAAGGCGTGAAGTTCTACTGGGCGGTGAAAGCGCCGGTCGACGAGGCCGCGGTGCTGGCGCGATTGAACGATCGCACGCCGCTGCTGCAGGAAAAGCGCCTCGGCGAAGGCCGGGTGCTGGTGTTCGCCTCGACGTTCGACAACCAGTCGAACGACCTGCCGCTGCAGCCGTCGTTCGTGCCCTTCGTCGAGCAGATGGGCCGCTACCTGGCCGGCATCGAGCAGCGGAACGCGTCGCTGCCGGTGAATGGACATCTCGAATTGCGGTCGGCGCGGGAGCGGGCCGTGTCGGTGGAGATCATCGATCCCGACGGACAGCGGCCGTTGTCGCTGGCGCAATCCACCGAACTGCAGACCTTCCAGCCGGACCGCGAAGGTTTCTGGGAAGTGCGGCGCGCGAGCGGCCGTCATGAGACGATCGCCGTGAACGCGGATCGAAAGGAATCGAACCTCGCCGTCATATCGAAAGAGACGCTCGATTTGTGGGCGGGCGGGAAAGCCGAGCCGGGCGTCGAAACCGCGGCCGCGGGCGCGGCCGAGCCGGCTCAACCGAAGCCCTGGGGCTTCTGGTGGTACGTGATGCTGGCGGTGCTGGCGCTGGCGGTGGCCGAGTCCCTCCTCGGCGACCGCTATTTGGGTGTACAAAGAGAAGAGGGAGCGTAG
- a CDS encoding DUF58 domain-containing protein, giving the protein MLQRFLEPKVLASLSNLDLVAKTVVNGFVSGLHRSPDFGFSQEFAEYRAYVPGDDLRHVDWNVYARTERAYLKKYRGETNCQLTILLDASNSMRQASHNVSKIDYARFAAASLAYLSTQQRDAAGLIVFDDAVRHYTPPSTRQGQLHRILHGLEHAEPHARTDYAKPFHLFQESIRRRGIVVVISDFWEQPETIIKTIEPLRYRGNDVVLFHVLDPEEVKPSFRDPVILIDLETDESMEVTPDYARHEYRPKIDAHIETIREKARAAGMDYQLLQTDRPLDDALREYLAIRKGRF; this is encoded by the coding sequence ATGCTGCAGCGCTTCCTCGAACCCAAGGTCCTGGCGTCGTTGTCGAACCTGGACCTCGTCGCAAAGACGGTGGTGAACGGGTTTGTCTCGGGGCTGCACCGGTCGCCGGATTTCGGGTTTTCGCAGGAGTTCGCCGAATACCGCGCCTACGTGCCCGGCGACGATCTGCGTCACGTCGACTGGAACGTCTACGCGCGCACTGAACGCGCGTATCTCAAGAAGTACCGCGGCGAGACCAACTGCCAGTTAACGATTCTGCTCGACGCGAGCAATTCCATGCGGCAGGCCTCGCACAACGTGTCGAAGATCGACTACGCGCGATTCGCCGCCGCCTCGCTCGCCTACCTCTCCACTCAGCAACGAGACGCCGCCGGCCTCATCGTGTTCGACGATGCAGTGCGCCACTACACGCCGCCTTCCACCCGCCAGGGCCAGTTGCATCGCATTCTCCACGGGCTCGAACACGCCGAGCCCCACGCCCGCACCGATTACGCCAAGCCATTTCACCTGTTCCAGGAAAGCATCCGGCGGCGCGGCATCGTCGTCGTGATCTCCGATTTCTGGGAACAGCCGGAAACCATCATCAAGACCATCGAGCCGCTACGGTATCGCGGCAACGACGTGGTGCTGTTCCATGTGCTCGATCCGGAAGAGGTGAAGCCGAGCTTCCGCGACCCGGTGATTCTCATCGACCTCGAGACCGACGAATCCATGGAGGTGACGCCGGACTACGCGCGGCACGAATACCGGCCGAAAATCGACGCGCATATCGAAACGATTCGCGAGAAAGCGCGCGCGGCGGGCATGGACTATCAACTGCTCCAGACCGATCGCCCGCTCGACGACGCGCTGCGCGAATACCTGGCGATCCGGAAGGGGAGGTTCTAG
- a CDS encoding MoxR family ATPase: MSTLASELNLDSTELKTRIERFQEVREKILEQVHRVIVGQDEVLEQILIALFVGGHCLITGLPGTAKTLMVRTIAQTLGLEFKRIQFTPDLMPSDITGTDIIEEDPTTGHRRWTFVPGPVFGNVLLADEVNRTPPKTQSALLEAMQERSCTVRGNIYQLPKPFFVLATQNPIELEGTYPLPEAQLDRFLFNTVLDYLPAEDEVKVVGLTTTTKQAEVETVTTAEEILGFQQLVRMVPIAEPVARYAVDLVRATRVTAGEPPEIIKKYVNYGASVRAAQFLVLSAKARALSRRRYNVSFEDIAALATPVLRHRILLNFQAESERLSQDDILKKLLEIMPAPKG; encoded by the coding sequence ATGTCGACTCTTGCGAGTGAACTTAATCTCGACTCCACGGAACTGAAGACTCGAATCGAGCGATTCCAGGAAGTGCGCGAGAAAATTCTCGAACAGGTCCACCGGGTGATCGTGGGCCAGGATGAGGTTCTCGAACAGATCCTCATCGCGCTGTTCGTGGGCGGGCACTGCCTCATCACCGGATTGCCCGGCACGGCGAAAACGCTCATGGTGCGGACCATCGCGCAGACGCTGGGCCTCGAGTTCAAGCGCATCCAGTTCACGCCGGACCTGATGCCTTCCGACATCACCGGCACCGACATCATCGAAGAGGATCCGACGACGGGGCACCGCCGCTGGACGTTCGTCCCGGGGCCGGTGTTCGGCAACGTGCTGCTCGCCGACGAAGTGAACCGCACGCCTCCCAAGACGCAATCGGCGCTGCTCGAGGCGATGCAGGAGCGCTCGTGCACGGTGCGCGGCAACATCTACCAGCTTCCCAAGCCGTTCTTCGTGCTCGCCACGCAGAACCCCATTGAACTCGAAGGCACGTATCCGCTGCCCGAAGCGCAGCTCGACCGGTTCCTGTTCAATACCGTCCTCGACTATCTGCCCGCCGAGGACGAAGTGAAAGTGGTGGGTCTCACGACGACCACCAAGCAGGCCGAGGTGGAAACGGTGACCACGGCGGAAGAGATTCTCGGGTTCCAGCAGTTGGTGCGCATGGTGCCCATCGCCGAGCCGGTGGCCCGCTACGCGGTGGACCTGGTCCGAGCCACGCGCGTCACCGCCGGCGAGCCGCCCGAGATCATCAAGAAGTACGTTAACTACGGCGCCAGCGTCCGCGCGGCCCAGTTCCTGGTGCTCTCGGCCAAGGCCCGCGCGTTGTCGCGCCGGCGCTACAACGTGTCGTTCGAAGACATCGCCGCGCTCGCCACTCCGGTGCTGCGCCACCGCATTCTTCTCAACTTCCAGGCCGAGAGCGAGCGGCTTTCGCAGGACGACATCCTCAAGAAGCTTCTGGAAATCATGCCGGCTCCGAAGGGATAA
- a CDS encoding tetratricopeptide repeat protein, with translation MTRAIAAVILLAGAARAAAPGECRTLERRGKGAEADACYGQLARSSSLFARAEGLYGLRQYKEANDAFRAALAADPKNPDIKVRWGRMLLEPFNKNRADAASLFQEALEVNKNHAGALMGMALAASDGFENRATKFAEQALEADPKLVEAQELLAHLALEDVNPEKAVKEADKAIAMSNEALDAYAIRAAVELLGDRPPDAWLAKMTAVNPGYGEGYALVAHHLVLNRRYDDGIEYYRKAIAIDQRDWNAHSQLGINLMRLGREAEARKELELAYNNGFKDASTTNTLNLMNSYKNFATYETKKSIVRLHKKEAELLKPYIESELLDAIAAYEKKYKITMPAPVQLEVYPDHQDFAVRTMGMPGLGALGVTFGRVVAMDSPSGRKPGSFHWASTLWHELSHVFILTATDHRVPRWFTEGLAVHEETAVHPDWGDRMTPEIIAALKDKKMLPVAELDRGFIRPAYPAQVIVSYYQGGQICDFIVEKWGFPKILAMVEAFKQRKSTEETFRVVFGMETTAFDKQFVAWLDARTKGVVERFDDWRKKLKGLAELANAKNHAEVLKQGEAIIEMYPDYVEAANAYEFVADAALAGGDKAKGIATLERYAKVGGRSPETLKKLAKLLEERGSKKEAVTVLEKLNWIYPVNDDAMHRELGELYMGLGQPRRAIREFGAVVASKPTDRASAYYNLARAYLGAGQSNEAEDQVLNALEAAPGFRPAQKLLLELNAKKVKR, from the coding sequence GTGACGCGGGCGATCGCGGCGGTCATCTTGCTCGCGGGCGCGGCGCGGGCGGCTGCTCCGGGCGAATGCCGGACGCTCGAACGCCGCGGCAAGGGCGCCGAGGCCGACGCCTGCTACGGACAGTTGGCGCGTTCGTCGAGCCTGTTCGCGCGGGCGGAAGGCCTGTACGGGCTGCGGCAGTACAAGGAAGCCAACGACGCGTTTCGGGCGGCTTTGGCGGCCGATCCCAAGAACCCCGATATCAAGGTGCGCTGGGGACGGATGCTGCTTGAGCCGTTCAACAAGAATCGCGCCGACGCGGCGAGTCTTTTCCAGGAAGCGCTCGAGGTGAATAAGAATCACGCGGGTGCGTTGATGGGGATGGCGCTTGCGGCGAGCGACGGGTTCGAAAACCGGGCGACGAAGTTCGCCGAGCAGGCGCTCGAGGCGGACCCGAAACTCGTGGAGGCGCAGGAACTGCTGGCGCATCTGGCGCTCGAGGACGTGAATCCGGAAAAGGCCGTAAAGGAGGCCGACAAAGCGATCGCGATGTCGAACGAAGCGCTCGACGCGTATGCGATTCGGGCGGCGGTGGAGTTGCTCGGCGACCGGCCGCCGGATGCATGGCTGGCGAAGATGACGGCCGTGAACCCGGGTTACGGCGAAGGCTACGCACTCGTGGCGCATCACCTGGTGCTGAACCGGCGCTATGACGATGGGATCGAGTATTACCGCAAGGCGATCGCCATCGACCAGCGGGATTGGAACGCGCACTCGCAACTCGGGATCAACCTGATGCGGTTGGGGCGCGAGGCCGAGGCTCGCAAGGAGCTGGAGCTGGCCTACAACAACGGGTTCAAGGACGCGTCGACGACGAACACGCTGAACCTGATGAACAGCTACAAGAACTTCGCGACGTACGAGACGAAAAAGTCGATCGTGCGGCTGCACAAGAAGGAAGCCGAGCTGCTCAAGCCGTACATCGAGAGCGAACTGCTCGACGCCATCGCCGCTTACGAAAAGAAGTACAAGATCACGATGCCTGCTCCGGTGCAGCTCGAGGTCTATCCGGACCACCAGGACTTCGCCGTCCGCACGATGGGCATGCCCGGGCTCGGCGCGCTCGGCGTGACGTTCGGCCGGGTGGTGGCCATGGACAGTCCGTCCGGCCGCAAGCCCGGGAGCTTTCACTGGGCGAGCACGCTGTGGCATGAACTGAGCCACGTGTTCATTCTGACGGCCACCGACCATCGCGTGCCGCGCTGGTTCACCGAGGGGCTCGCCGTGCACGAGGAAACCGCCGTGCATCCGGACTGGGGCGACCGTATGACGCCGGAGATCATCGCCGCGCTCAAGGACAAGAAGATGCTGCCGGTGGCCGAGCTCGACCGCGGATTCATCCGGCCGGCGTATCCGGCGCAGGTGATCGTCTCCTACTACCAGGGCGGACAGATCTGCGACTTCATCGTGGAGAAGTGGGGCTTCCCGAAGATTCTCGCCATGGTGGAGGCGTTCAAGCAGCGCAAGTCGACGGAGGAGACGTTCCGGGTGGTGTTCGGGATGGAAACCACCGCGTTCGACAAACAATTCGTCGCCTGGCTCGACGCGCGGACCAAGGGCGTCGTCGAGCGCTTCGACGACTGGCGCAAGAAGCTGAAGGGCCTGGCCGAGTTGGCCAACGCGAAGAACCACGCCGAGGTCCTGAAGCAGGGCGAAGCGATCATCGAGATGTATCCCGATTACGTGGAAGCAGCGAACGCCTACGAGTTCGTCGCCGATGCCGCCCTGGCCGGGGGCGACAAGGCCAAGGGCATCGCCACGCTGGAACGGTACGCCAAGGTGGGCGGGCGCAGTCCGGAGACGTTGAAGAAGCTGGCGAAGCTCCTCGAGGAGCGGGGATCGAAGAAGGAAGCCGTGACCGTGCTCGAGAAGCTGAACTGGATCTATCCGGTGAATGACGACGCCATGCACCGGGAGCTGGGGGAGCTGTACATGGGGCTTGGCCAGCCTCGCCGTGCGATCCGCGAATTCGGCGCCGTGGTGGCTTCCAAGCCCACCGACAGGGCGTCCGCCTATTACAATCTGGCGCGCGCCTACTTGGGCGCCGGCCAGTCCAACGAAGCCGAAGATCAGGTCTTGAACGCGCTCGAGGCGGCGCCGGGCTTCCGTCCGGCGCAGAAGCTGCTGCTCGAACTCAACGCAAAGAAAGTGAAACGCTAA